One genomic window of Megachile rotundata isolate GNS110a chromosome 12, iyMegRotu1, whole genome shotgun sequence includes the following:
- the LOC105662952 gene encoding uncharacterized protein LOC105662952 → MPACYTSLSHLQACAKNKRCIGIATYWDGNAEEAARRYAEEHPGQNLPSANTFRRAAARLYTSGSFQPAREGVGRSCLISTVRADEVLEEFDRDGSLSVRDASHRLGISRSSIHRILQENMLHPYKYVQVQHLNPGDYIQRIHYARWLVGKIERNPSFCKYVLWTDEALFIREGCFNAHNSHLWNDENPHAIRPRAMQARWSVNLWAGICGDFIVGPYILPDRLDG, encoded by the exons ATGCCG GCGTGCTACACCTCCCTCTCCCACCTACAAGCATGCGCCAAAAACAAAAGATGCATTGGTATAGCaacatat TGGGACGGGAATGCGGAGGAAGCTGCCCGACGATATGCAGAGGAACATCCCGGTCAAAATTTACCGTCGGCTAATACGTTCAGGCGAGCAGCCGCACGGTTATACACAAGTGGCTCATTCCAACCTGCACGAGAAGGTGTAGGTCGCTCGTGCCTGATCTCCACGGTACGGGCGGATGAGGTGCTCGAAGAATTTGACCGGGATGGGAGTCTCAGCGTACGAGATGCGAGTCACCGATTGGG gaTCAGCAGGTCGTCGATtcatcgaattcttcaagaaAATATGCTGCACCCGTACAAATATGTACAGGTGCAGCATTTAAACCCAGGAGATTACATTCAACGGATTCACTATGCTAGGTGGCTTGTGGGAAAGATCGAGCGGAATCCATCTTTCTGCAAATACGTTTTATGGACAGATGAAGCCCTTTTTATCAGAGAAGGCTGCTTTAATGCCCACAATTCGCATTTGTGGAATGATGAAAATCCGCATGCGATCCGTCCACGAGCAATGCAAGCACGCTGGTCCGTGAATCTTTGGGCCGGCATTTGTGGGGACTTTATTGTTGGTCCGTACATTCTGCCCGACAGATTGGACGGATGA